Below is a genomic region from Pantanalinema sp..
ATGTCCTTGACGTCCTTGTTGAGGATGACGCGCATGAGTGGTCTCCCTATCTAGCGATGGTTAGCGGTAGTTGACGTACTGCAGCTCGATGTCGAGGTCGACGCCCTTCAGCGCGGCGATCACCGACTGGAGGTCGTCCTTGCTCTTGCCGGTGACGCGGATCTGGTCGTCCTGGATCTGCGCCTGGACCTTGAGCTTCTTCTCCTTGATCAGGTTGGTGATCTTCTTGGCGCGGTCCTTGTCGATGCCCTGGCGGATGGTCAGCGTCTGCTTGACCGTGCCGCCGAGCCCCGCCTCGACCTTGCCGTGCTCCAGGCCCTTGAGCGGGATGTTGCGCTTGATCATGCGGTTCTCGAGGATGTCGACGACGTTCTTGAGCTTGAGCTCGTCGGGGGCCTTGACCGAGATGGTCTCCTTCTCGAGCGTCAGCTCGCAGCCGGTGCCTTTCAGGTCGAAGCGGGTCTCGATCTCCTTGTTGGCCTGGTGGATGGCATCGGTCATCGCGGGCATGTCGACCTGCGAAACGATGTCGAACGACGATTCTTTGGACATTTGACGTGATCTCCGCGAGACGTTCTGGGCGCTCACCCGGTCAGCCGGGCGCTTCTATGCGTACAAGGGTTATTCTACCATTCGCCCGCTTCCTTGACGCTCACCCCCCGACTGGGTAGAGTGGAAATTCTGGCTAATCGTGGGTTAAGAGCACCCGATGAGGGTCAAGGCGGGTTGTCGAAGGTGAAGTGGTCGGTGGTCGCCGTCGGGCGCGTCAAGGAGAGCTGGTACCGCGACGCGATCGCGGAGTATCACGGCAGGCTCCAGCACTATCGCCCGTTCGCGATGATCGAGGTGGCCGAAGAGCGCCTGATTCCCGGCCGCGAGGCGCAGGTGATGCGCAAGGAGGCCGAGCGCATCGCTGACGCCTGCCCGCCGGGCCTTCGCATCGCGCTGAGCGAGCGCGGCGCGCGCGTCACCACCAGCCAGCTCACGGACAAGCTCGCGCAGTTCGAGGGGCAGGGCGTCCCTCACCTCTCGTTCGTGCTGGGCGGCCCGCAGGGCCTCGACCCCGACTTCATCCGGTCCTGCCACTGGGAGCTCTCGCTCTCGGGTCTGACCTTCCCCTACCAGCTCGCGCGCCTGGTCCTGGTCGAGCAGCTTTACCGCTGCGAGACGCTGAGGCGCGGCGAGCCTTACCACAAGGCTTAGGCGCATGATGAAACACCCCGTCTCGATCCGGGTCGAGAGCCGCCAGCTCGATGCGGAGGGCACCGAGGCCCGGCTCGAAAACCGCTACGAGGGGACCTGGTACCAGCAGGACAGCTCCGACTACGTGGTCTACCAGGACGAGGGCGTCCAGACCACCCTGCGCTGGGACGCGGACGAGTGGCGCCTGTTCCGTCGCGGGGCGGACCTCGAGGGCTTCCAGCTCTTCCGCCTCGAGCAGCCGACCGAGACCGAGCTGCGGATCCAGACGAGCACCCTGCCGCTGAAAACCGTCACCCACCGCATGCAGGTGACGCCCCTTCCCCGGGGCCGCGAGCTGTCGCTCGACTACACCCTGACCTCCGGGCCCGACCTCATCGGGAACTTCACGCTGATCATCCAACTGACGACTCACGAGGTGGACGAAACCCATGGCTAATGCGACTCCCTCCCGCCCCACGGCGACCATCCGGACCCTCATCGCCGACGCCGTCTCGGACGCCCTGCGCCGGGCGGTCGAGGAGGGCGCTCTGCCCGCCGAGGCCATGACCCAGCCCACCATCGAGAAGCCCCGCGACCCCAAGTTCGGCGACTTCGCGACCAACGTGGCCATGACCCTCGCCAAGCCCGCCAGGAAGGCGCCGGCCGCGATCGCCCGGGCCATCGTCGATCGCATGGGCGAGGACGGCCTCTTCTCGAAGGTCGAGATCGCGAACCCCGGCTTCATCAACGTGACCCTCGAGGACGCGTGGCTCCAGGGCAACGTGAAGGCGATCCTCGAGGCGGGCGAGGCCTACGGCAAGACCGACGTGGCCCATGGCCAGGCGGTCATGATCGAGTACGTCTCGGCCAACCCCACCGGCCCGCTGCACGTGGGCCACGGCCGCTGGGCCGCGCTGGGCAGCACGCTCGCCAACCTCATGAGCGCCGCCGGCTACAAGGTCAGCCAGGAGTTCTACATCAACGACGCCGGCAACCAGATGCTCAACCTGGGCCGCTCGGTCCTCTACCGCATGGAGGGCCGCGCGATCCCCGAGGGCGAGGCGGGCAAGGAATTCTACGGCGGCAGCACCATCTTCGACGTGGCTGGAGCCGCCAAGAACCAGATCGCAGGGGAGCTCGAGGGCCTGGACGAGGCGGCCAAGATCCAGCGCCTGACCCTTTTTGCCCGCGACTACTTCCTCGCCGCCCAGAAGGCGACGCTTGCGCGGATCAAGGTCGGCTTCGACGTGTGGTACAGCGAGACCACCCTGCACCAGAAGGGCGAGGTCCAGAAGGCCATCGCCATCCTGAAGGAGCGCGGGCACATGTTCGAGGAGGGCGGCGCCCTCTGGCTGCGCTCGACCGCCTTCGGCGACGACAAGGACCGGGTCGTGATCCGCGAGAACGGCATGCCCACCTACCTCGCGGCCGACATCGCCTACCACCTGGACAAGCTGCAGCGCACCCCCAAGCTGCTCAACATCTGGGGCGC
It encodes:
- the argS gene encoding arginine--tRNA ligase, producing MANATPSRPTATIRTLIADAVSDALRRAVEEGALPAEAMTQPTIEKPRDPKFGDFATNVAMTLAKPARKAPAAIARAIVDRMGEDGLFSKVEIANPGFINVTLEDAWLQGNVKAILEAGEAYGKTDVAHGQAVMIEYVSANPTGPLHVGHGRWAALGSTLANLMSAAGYKVSQEFYINDAGNQMLNLGRSVLYRMEGRAIPEGEAGKEFYGGSTIFDVAGAAKNQIAGELEGLDEAAKIQRLTLFARDYFLAAQKATLARIKVGFDVWYSETTLHQKGEVQKAIAILKERGHMFEEGGALWLRSTAFGDDKDRVVIRENGMPTYLAADIAYHLDKLQRTPKLLNIWGADHHGYVPRMKAAVQALGYPEDALEVVIGQLVSLYRAGEPVRMSKRTGEMVTLDEVIDEVGPDAARFFLVMRSADTPLDFDLELAKQQTSDNPVFYVQYAHARICSILRNAEEAGFAPESLEGADLSLLIHPDERSLMLRLASYPDEIAKAALAREPHRIARYAQDLAADFHQFYTNCRVLNPAEPELTRSRLSLSVASRITLASALGGILGVQAPDRM
- a CDS encoding YajQ family cyclic di-GMP-binding protein — its product is MSKESSFDIVSQVDMPAMTDAIHQANKEIETRFDLKGTGCELTLEKETISVKAPDELKLKNVVDILENRMIKRNIPLKGLEHGKVEAGLGGTVKQTLTIRQGIDKDRAKKITNLIKEKKLKVQAQIQDDQIRVTGKSKDDLQSVIAALKGVDLDIELQYVNYR
- a CDS encoding 23S rRNA (pseudouridine(1915)-N(3))-methyltransferase RlmH, which gives rise to MKWSVVAVGRVKESWYRDAIAEYHGRLQHYRPFAMIEVAEERLIPGREAQVMRKEAERIADACPPGLRIALSERGARVTTSQLTDKLAQFEGQGVPHLSFVLGGPQGLDPDFIRSCHWELSLSGLTFPYQLARLVLVEQLYRCETLRRGEPYHKA
- a CDS encoding DUF1934 domain-containing protein, with the protein product MKHPVSIRVESRQLDAEGTEARLENRYEGTWYQQDSSDYVVYQDEGVQTTLRWDADEWRLFRRGADLEGFQLFRLEQPTETELRIQTSTLPLKTVTHRMQVTPLPRGRELSLDYTLTSGPDLIGNFTLIIQLTTHEVDETHG